One Magnetospirillum sp. 15-1 genomic window, ATGTCCTGGCCGACATCGTGCTGCTGTACTGGCCGGAGGAGGCGGTGCGGCGGGGCTTGAGCGGCGCGCCCCTGATCCAGACGCCCCAGGGGCGGAGTGTCGGCGATTCCATTGCCGTCTCGTGGCGGGGCGATCCCTGGAACGGTCTGTCCCGGCTGGTCAATCGTCCGTGGGGCTACGAGATCGAGGTCCGCTCGGCCAGGGTGGCGCCGTGAGCCGCCTTTATCTCCCCGCCATGGCGGTCGCCTCCTGCCTCGGCATGGGCAAGGACGCCACCATGGGACCGTTGCTGGCCGGTTCGCGCCGGGGCCTGCGCCATGTGGACGGGTTTCCGGTGCCGCTGGGGGCGCTGCCCGAGGAAATTCCGCCGCTGCCCGCCGCCCTGGGCCGTTGGGAGTGCCGCAACAACCGGCTGCTCGCCGTCCTGGCCGCCGAGGTGGCCGACGAGATCGCCCAGGCGATCCGCCGTTTCGGAGCTCACCGTATCGCCGTGGTGATCGGTACCAGTACCTCGGGCATCGCCGAGGGCGAGGCGGCTTTCGCCCGGCATGCCCGCACGGGCGAATGGCCCGAGGGCTTTGACTACCGGCAGCAGGAGACCGGGAGCGGCGCCCTGTTTCTGGCCGATCTGCTGGGGCTGTCCGGCCCCGCCTATGTGGTGGCCACCGCCTGCTCTTCCGGCGCCAAGGCCCTGGCCTCGGCGCGGCGGCTGATCCGGGCCGGTCTGGCCGACGCGGCCATCGTGGGCGGTGCCGATACCCTCTGCCGCCTGACCGTCACCGGGTTCGGGGCGCTGGAAGCGCTGTCGCCCGGTCCGTGCAATCCGTTCTCCGCCAACCGGGCCGGCATCACCATCGGCGAGGGCGGCGGGCTGTTCCTGCTGAGCCCCGATCCGGCCAAGATCGAGCTGGCCGGGCTGGGCGAGACCTCCGACGCCCACCACGTCAGCGCGCCCGATCCCGAAGGCGCCGGGGCCTTGGCCGCCATGGGCGCCGCCCTGGCCGATGCCGGGCTGTCACCGGCCGGGATCGGCTACGTCAATCTGCATGGCACCGGCACGGCGCTCAACGATTCCATGGAGGCCAAGGCGGTGGCGGCCCTGTTCCCCCAGGGCGTGCCGTGCTCGTCGACCAAAGCCATGACCGGCCATACCCTGGGGGCCGCCGGAGCGGTGGAGGCGGCCTTTCTGTGGCTGATGCTGTCGCTCCGCTGGAACCCGGACGGCCGCCTGCCGCCTCATCTGTGGGACGGCGTGGCCGATCCCTTGTTGCCGCGCCTCGATCTGGCGGGAGAGGGGCACCGGCTGTCGCGGCCGGCGGCCCTGTCCAACTCCTTTGCCTTCGGCGGCAGCAATTGCTGTCTGGCCTTTCGCCGGGGGATGCCATGAGCGCCGGCCTCTGGCCCATCGGGGAATTGCTTCCCCACGCCCGGCCCATGCTGCTGCTGGACGAAGCGCTGTCCTATGATGCCGAGGGCGCCGTGGCGGCGGTGACCATTCGTCCCGACCATCCGTTCGCCGGGCCGGACGGCGTGCCGGCCCATGTGGGTATCGAATTCATGGCCCAGACCTGCGGCGTGTGGGCGGGAGCCGAAGCCCGGCGCGAGGGTGGCGCCGTACGGCTGGGCTTCCTGCTGGGAACCCGGCGCTACAGGGCGGCCCGGCCGTTCTTCCGGTTCGGCGAGCGGCTGGAAATCACCGCCCGGCTGGTGTTCCGCGACCAGGGCATGGGGGTGTTCGACTGCCGCATCGGCGGTGCAGGGGGGGAAATGCTGGCCGAGGCGCAACTGAGCGTCTACCAGCCGGAGGATGTTGGGGGGAATTCATGAGGGCAAGAACCATTCTCGTCACCGGGGCGGGGCGCGGCATCGGCCGGGCCATTGCGCTGAAACTGGCGGCCGACGGCTTTGGGGTGGTGGTTCACTACCATTCCGACGAGGCGGCGGCGCAGGCCACCCTGGACACCATGGGCGGCGCCGGGCGGCTGATCCGCTTCGACACCGCCGACCGTGACGGCTGCCGCGCGGCGCTGGAGGCCGACATGGAGGCCAACGGCCCCTATTGGGGGGCGGTGCTCAACGCCGGCATTGCCCGCGACACTGCCTTTCCAGCCATGGAGGACGAGGATTGGGACAAGGTGCTGGGAACCAATCTGGACGGCTTCTACAACGTGCTGCGGCCGCTGGTCATGCCCATGGTCTCGGCCCGCAAGGGCGGGCGGATCGTGACCCTGTCCTCGGTCTCGGGGTTGGTGGGCAATAGGGGACAGGTCAATTACTCGGCGGCCAAGGCCGGTATCATCGGCGCCACCAAGGCCCTGGCCCTGGAACTGGCCAAGCGTTCCATCACCGTCAATTGCGTGGCACCCGGCCTGATCGAGACGGGGATGATCGCCGGGGTTCCCCTGGACGAGGCCATGAAACTGATCCCCATGCGCCGGCTGGGGCAGCCCGAGGAGGTGGCGGCCGTGGTCGGCTTCCTGTGTTCCGAGGCGGCGGGCTACATCACCCGGCAGGTGATTTCGGTGAATGGGGGCATGGTGTGATGCGCAGGGTGGCTGTTACCGGCATGGGCGGCATCACCGCCCTGGGACACGACTGGCCCACCATCAGCGCCGCCTTGCGCGATGGGCGCACCGCCATCCGCGCCATGAGCCCGGACTGGGACCGCTTCGAGGGGGTCAATACCCGCCTGGCGGCCCCGGTCCTCGACTTCGACCTTCCCGATCATTGGCCGCGCAAGAAGACCCGCACCATGGGGCGGGTCGCCCGCATGGCGGTGGCGGCCAGCGAGACGGCGCTGGCCGATTCCGGCCTGCTGAACGACCCGGTGTTGACCGGCGGACGGGCGGGAGCGGCCTTCGGCTCGTCGTTCGGCAGCCCGGATTCGGTGCTGGGCTTCTACGAACTGAAGATGAGCGGCAAGTCGAGGAACCTCAACGCCACCACCTATATCCAGATGATGAGCCACACCGCCTTGGTGAATATCGGCCTGTTCTTCGGCCTGACCGGGCGGATGATCCCCACCTCCAACGCCTGCGCCTCGGCCAGTCAGGCCATCGGCTTCGCCGCCGAGGCCATCCGCTGGGGCAAGGCCGATGTCATGGTGGCCGGCGGGGCCGAGGAACTGGACATCACCGACGCGGCGGTGTTCGACACCCTGTTCGCCACCTCGACCCGCAACGACACCCCCCATCTCAGCCCGCGGCCGTTCGACGTGGACCGCGACGGCCTGGTGATCGGCGAGGGGGCGGGCGCCCTGATCCTCGAGGATTACGACCGGGCCAGGGCGCGCGGCGCCACCATTCACGCCGAGGTGGCGGGGTTCGGCACCAATGCCGACGGCAATCACGTCACCCAGCCGCAGCCCGGGACCATGGAGCAGGCCCTGCGGCTGGCGCTGGAAGACGCCGGCATCGACGCCGGGGCCATCGGCGTGGTCAACGGCCACGGTACCGCCACCGAGGGCGGCGACATCGCCGAGGCGGCGGCCACCGCGGCGGTGTTCGGGCCGCGCGTGCCGGTCCATTCGCTGAAAAGCTATTTCGGGCATTCCCTGGGGGCCTGCGGCGCCATCGAGGCGTGGCTGGGCATCGAGATGATGCGGGAGGGCTGGTGCTGCCATACCGCCAATCTGGACAAGGTGGACCCGCGCTGCGCCGAGCTGGACTACATCCAGGGCATGCCGCGCCGCATCGACGCGGAATACCTGATGAGCAACAATTTCGCCTTCGGCGGCGTCAACGCCTCGCTGATCCTGCGCCGGGGGAGTTAGGGCAGGGTGGTATCCAGGATCAGTTCGCCGTCCATGTAGTCGATGTCCAGCTTCAGGCAGAGTTCGGCCTGGAACTTGGTGGAGATGCCGTGGATATGGCATTTCATGTTGGCGGCCTTCACCCGGCTGGCGAACTTGCCGATCTTCTGGATGGCGGCATCATCGTCCAGGCTCCGGATATCGGTGCCGATGGAGATGGCGTTGGTGCCCGAGAACGGGGACAGGGTGGCGAAGTCCATGTCCAGGGTGATGGCGATGAACTTGGCATAGGGGCGCAGCCACTGCATGTACTCGGCGATGCGGTTCGAGGGGGTTCCCTCGTCGATGCCGTGGATGTCGAAGATCACCCGCTCCTTGCGGTTGGCCAGCAGGCCGTGGCAGATCTTGAGATACATCTCGCGATATTTCTTCGACGACAGCGTGACGCGGTGAACGGGAAGCAGGACGATCATCTGGCGGTCCGTCGCCTCCTTCAGCCGCTTGGCGCCGTATTCGACGGCCAGCGCATCCAGTTCGGCGAAGAGCAGGGGATCGGCCTCGGCCGGCAGGACGTCGTAGCCGTAATGGCCGACCTCGTCCTCGTCCACCCGCGACGCCAGGCAGGCCCAGGCCGAGGTGGACATGGTGCCCAGGGACAGGACCGGGGACAGGGTGGTGTGGACGTCGCTGATCTTGAATTCGACGATGCTGGAATCCGCCTCGCCCATGATCCGTTCGATGTTGCTGATATGCTCGGCCGGATCGATGCTGGCGAGCGGGGCGATCTTGCCCCGATGGGGGCCGTGGCTGTCGTCCGTGTCGGCGTTGAGGTGAATGATGGCGACCAGTTGCTTGGCGATGCCCTTGCCGGTCAGCCGCGACGAGATCTCGGAACTGATGTCTTCCATCAGCTTGTCGAAGTCGCCGGCCTCGCGGCCGCTGGACATGATGATGTACGAGAACTCGTCGGCGGCGGAATAGACGTCGCCATCGGACAGGAAGCTTTTCAGGGTGGCGGCCACCAGCCCGTGCACCTTGGCCGAAACCCTGGGCCAGTCATGGCCGAAATGCTTGCGGGCGGGGTCGAGCGCCAGGAAGCTCAGCCTGCGGCCCTCGTGGGCCTTGGTGGCGCCGAGCAGTTCATGCAGCCGCCAGGCCAGACCACAGGCAACCGGTTTGGTGTCGTCGGTGTTTGCCGCGCTCATTTCCGTCAAATCCTGACCTTGATGGGTTCAGCGAAGGTGAATATCCGCCGCAGATTGTGCAGACGCTCGATCTGGGCGCCGCTCAACTGGGTGTTGGCGGCGAGGATCAGGTGGCCGTTGGCCAGCTTGACGTCGGACAGCACCACCTGCCCGGTGCGCAGCGAGGCCAGCGGCACCTCCATGGAGGTGGACGGCATCAGGTCGACCACCCGTTCCAGGCAAGTCTTCACCTTGGGCAGCAGGACGGGGTCGTATTGCGAGCGGCGGCGTTCAAGGACGGCGAAGGCCGCCTTGGTCAGCGGTCCGCCCTCGGTCGCCTCGGCCAGATCCTTGAGAATCTTCAGCAGGCGGGCATCCAGCGGAATATCGTTGCCGACCGGTCCGTCGGCGGGGAAGCCGCTGCCGTCGAAGCCGCGATCCTGCAGGTAGACGATCTCCGAGACCTTGGCCAGCCGCGGGATATGGGCGATCAGGTTGCGCGCCGCTTCCGGGTTGCGTTCGAACAGCGACTTTTCCAGGTCGGTCAGGGCTTCGCCCGCCCGCTTCTTGGTGATCAGCTCGGGCGGAATGGCCACCTGGCCGACCGGC contains:
- a CDS encoding beta-ketoacyl-ACP synthase, whose translation is MRRVAVTGMGGITALGHDWPTISAALRDGRTAIRAMSPDWDRFEGVNTRLAAPVLDFDLPDHWPRKKTRTMGRVARMAVAASETALADSGLLNDPVLTGGRAGAAFGSSFGSPDSVLGFYELKMSGKSRNLNATTYIQMMSHTALVNIGLFFGLTGRMIPTSNACASASQAIGFAAEAIRWGKADVMVAGGAEELDITDAAVFDTLFATSTRNDTPHLSPRPFDVDRDGLVIGEGAGALILEDYDRARARGATIHAEVAGFGTNADGNHVTQPQPGTMEQALRLALEDAGIDAGAIGVVNGHGTATEGGDIAEAAATAAVFGPRVPVHSLKSYFGHSLGACGAIEAWLGIEMMREGWCCHTANLDKVDPRCAELDYIQGMPRRIDAEYLMSNNFAFGGVNASLILRRGS
- a CDS encoding HD domain-containing phosphohydrolase — its product is MPERILVIDDDHHLLSGLRRQLSDTFDVTTAQGGGEALNEVQTAMAAQTPFAVALCDMRMPGMDGIETLKRIRELAPDTVRIMLTGNADQQTAIEAINQGNIFRFYTKPYPVEQLREGLEAACEQYRLVTAEKELLEKTLTGAIKVLVDIASMNDAVVAGLATRLREWVRLLTTEFKMPQRWQLEIAATLVPVGQVAIPPELITKKRAGEALTDLEKSLFERNPEAARNLIAHIPRLAKVSEIVYLQDRGFDGSGFPADGPVGNDIPLDARLLKILKDLAEATEGGPLTKAAFAVLERRRSQYDPVLLPKVKTCLERVVDLMPSTSMEVPLASLRTGQVVLSDVKLANGHLILAANTQLSGAQIERLHNLRRIFTFAEPIKVRI
- a CDS encoding 3-ketoacyl-ACP reductase FabG2 → MRARTILVTGAGRGIGRAIALKLAADGFGVVVHYHSDEAAAQATLDTMGGAGRLIRFDTADRDGCRAALEADMEANGPYWGAVLNAGIARDTAFPAMEDEDWDKVLGTNLDGFYNVLRPLVMPMVSARKGGRIVTLSSVSGLVGNRGQVNYSAAKAGIIGATKALALELAKRSITVNCVAPGLIETGMIAGVPLDEAMKLIPMRRLGQPEEVAAVVGFLCSEAAGYITRQVISVNGGMV
- a CDS encoding beta-ketoacyl-ACP synthase — its product is MSRLYLPAMAVASCLGMGKDATMGPLLAGSRRGLRHVDGFPVPLGALPEEIPPLPAALGRWECRNNRLLAVLAAEVADEIAQAIRRFGAHRIAVVIGTSTSGIAEGEAAFARHARTGEWPEGFDYRQQETGSGALFLADLLGLSGPAYVVATACSSGAKALASARRLIRAGLADAAIVGGADTLCRLTVTGFGALEALSPGPCNPFSANRAGITIGEGGGLFLLSPDPAKIELAGLGETSDAHHVSAPDPEGAGALAAMGAALADAGLSPAGIGYVNLHGTGTALNDSMEAKAVAALFPQGVPCSSTKAMTGHTLGAAGAVEAAFLWLMLSLRWNPDGRLPPHLWDGVADPLLPRLDLAGEGHRLSRPAALSNSFAFGGSNCCLAFRRGMP
- a CDS encoding hotdog family protein codes for the protein MSAGLWPIGELLPHARPMLLLDEALSYDAEGAVAAVTIRPDHPFAGPDGVPAHVGIEFMAQTCGVWAGAEARREGGAVRLGFLLGTRRYRAARPFFRFGERLEITARLVFRDQGMGVFDCRIGGAGGEMLAEAQLSVYQPEDVGGNS